AGACCTGATCCTAAATCCGAGCCAAGCTCCCACGGTTCTGCAGTCGTGCGCTGGCGCGCCGGTTGGGGATACGGCGATCACTTTTGAAACCTCAATCTTCCGAGACGAGTTCCCGACCTACTATCGAGTCCGTTCTTGCAGCAATTCCGGTTCCCTGAACTATCGATTCGAATACCGGATCACGAGTGAAGTTAATTGTATCCTCTCGATATCCGTTGTTGGTCGCGTGCAAGACGTGCGGAACGGTCGCGTTGTGCCCGGCGCGTACGTTTATTCTGACGAGAATGAGATCACGTTCAGTGCGCCGGATTCTGGCGTCTTCGAATTGTTAACACTCCAGGATGATGCGGTGATCCTCGACTTTTTTGCCGACGGGCTTGAGTCGCTCGGTCCAGTGAACATTGGGCCAGTCAGCCAAGGCGAAGCGGTTATCGACGTAACCTTGCTTGGCCAGCCGCCTGGGCTCATCTTTTTCTCCGGCTTCGAATAAAGTTGTTCGTTCAGTCCGGGCTGGCTAGCCTTAGCCGATGTCCGGATCCTCTCAGCTGACTCCTGCCCATGAGCAAACGTTAACGCGCGTGCGGCGTCTCGCCTGGCTGCTGGATCACGCAATCGCCATTCCCGGGACCCGGATCCGGTTTGGCCTCGACGGCATCATCGGTTTGCTGCCGGGTGTCGGTGACGCCGCCAGCCTGGTGCTGGGCAGTCTGATCGTCTGGTGGTCTTACCGCTTCGATTTACCGCTGCGAGCTCGGCTCACCATGGTTTGGCACCTGCTGCTCGACGGGGTGCTGGGGTTGGTGCCGCTGGTCGGCGACCTGCTGGACCTGCAGTACAAAGCAAACCATCGGAACGTGACGCTCTTGCTTGAACAGCTGGAACGGGAGCCGCTGCCACCAACGGTTTGGCAGCGGGTGCTGGGTGTGATGATTCCCCTGGCGTTGGTGATGATGGCGCTAGGCTTGCTGCTGCTCCCCGTCTGGCTGCTGTTTAGCCTGTTCTGATGAGCCACACCCAGGAAGGGTCAGGGAATCGTTAAACCTGATCGAAGTCGACGACTACCTCGTCGGTGACGGGATGTGCCTGGCAGGTCAGGATGAACCCCGCTTCCACCTCCGCGGGCTCCAGGGCGTAGTTCACGTCCATGGTGACCTCGCCTTTGACCAGCTTGGCGCGGCAGGTACAGCAGACCCCCCCTTTGCAGGCAAATGGGAGGTCAGCACCAGCCTCGAGGGCAGCATCCAGGATGGACGTTCCGGCGGACGGCACGTCCAGCTCCATGCGGCGGCGGTCAGCGATGATGCTCACCTTGCGGCTCGGAC
The Pseudomonadota bacterium DNA segment above includes these coding regions:
- a CDS encoding DUF4112 domain-containing protein; translated protein: MSGSSQLTPAHEQTLTRVRRLAWLLDHAIAIPGTRIRFGLDGIIGLLPGVGDAASLVLGSLIVWWSYRFDLPLRARLTMVWHLLLDGVLGLVPLVGDLLDLQYKANHRNVTLLLEQLEREPLPPTVWQRVLGVMIPLALVMMALGLLLLPVWLLFSLF